A region of the Prosthecodimorpha staleyi genome:
CCGGCAATTGCCGCTGGTCACCGATTCGCTCGTCGGCGACATCGTCCTGGCGGATCGCTGACACCGCCCGTCGATACGGCCCGCACAAGGCGTGTGGCGGCGGGGCCGGCAGCCGGGTCGGCGGGCGGGTCCGCATTCGCGGTTGACGCGGCGCGCGGGCTGTCGGAAGGATGGCGCCGAGCCTTGTCGCCCCCGTTCGAGCGGACCGCGCCTTGCCCTTCGTTCTCCGCCTCATCGTCGCCGTTCTGGTTGCGGTCGTCGTCGGCCTGGGTTCGGCCTGGCTGACGGTCGGCGAGGGCTGGGCGTTCCGCAGCTACAAGGCCGGCGACTGGACCGCCTGGCCGGAGGGCGGCAGCGCGACGCCGGATCCCTATTCGCGCGCGATTCTCGCCCGCACGGCGCAAATTCCGCTCGGCGGCGGCGAGGGCATCGCCTTCTTCGCCTCGCGCGATTCGGACCGCGCGCCGCTGCGCGGCGGCTGCGAATATGTGCTGACCGGCGACACGCCGCTGGCGCGGCTCTGGACGCTGTCGGTGGTCGACGCCAAGGGCGAGGTGCCGCGCCACCGCTCGGGCCGCACGCATTTCCACAGCCGCGAGGTGCTGCGCAAGCCCGACGGCAGCCTGGAGATCACGCTGTCGCCACTGGCCCGGCCCGGCAATTGGATGCCGATCCCGGACTCCGGGGCGCTCACCGTGGTGCTGCGGCTCTACGATTCCGGCGCCGCCAATCCGCGTACGGCCGGCGCGCTGATCATGCCGCGCATCGAATGGAAGGGGTGCCGCTGATGCGCCTCGTCTTCGCGATCGTGTTCGGCCTGGTGCTCGGCGGCATCATCCATATCGTCACCGTGCTCGGCCTGCCGCGCTTCGCCGCCGACGACGCCTTCACGCGCGTCGCCGGCTACGGACCCGACTACCGCTTCAATCCAATCCCGCGGCCCGGCTCCGGCACGCCGACCCTGCCGCTGCTCGACCCGGCCTTCGCCCAGTATGTCTGCCGCTTCGACCTGGAGGACGGCCCGGTGCGCATCCGCGGCGCCATGCCGGACACCTTCTGGACGGTGGCGGTGTTCGACGGCCACGGCGTCAATACCTACAACCTGAGCGACCGCTCCTTCGGCCAGAAGCCGCTCGACATCCTGGTCGCCGATGCCGAGCAGATCGCCCAGATCCGCGAGAATCCGCCGGCCGATTTCAACGATCTGATCATCGTCGACTGGAAGGCCGACGACGGCTTCGCCGTCCTGCGCATCTTCGCCCCGAACACCTCCGACCAGCGCGACGCCGACGCCTCGATCGCCAAGGCGACCTGCCAGACCGCGCCGCTCGGATAGTGGCGGCAGCCCGCGACAATGATCGCCGGTATCGAGGCGCGAAGGTCCCGGGCCGCTGCAGCCCCCGAGACCCGGGCGCGGTTTCGACGACCCGCCGCGTCGGCGTCCAGGGCCGCAGATGAAGGGACGCCCCCATGATCCGCCTGAAATCCGCCATCTGGGTTGCCGCCCATATCCGCCGTCTCGCCGCCGAGGGGATCACCGCGATGGTGGCGCGTAGCGGAGCGGAGGAGGCCGGGGCTATCTTCATCAAGGTCTGGCGCCGCGACGGCACCGCCGATCTCTACGGGCCGGCGCCGCAGAGCGCCTTCGAGGAGGATGGGCCGGGGCCGGACCGCCTGTTCGAGCGGCTCGCCGAGCGGGTGCCGGAACGCGATGTCGAGGCGCGGCTCGCCTCCGAACGACGCTTCGATCCGGATTGCTGGGTGATCGAGATCGAGGATGCCGACGGCCGCCACCGGCTCGATCTGGTCAAGGCGGACAATCCCGCCGATGCCTTCTTTCGGAAGCGGTAGCGCGCGCCCAGCCGCTCAAACCAGGGCCGGCCGCAGTCGCCACCGACCTGCGCCCCCGGGGCGCCTCCCTGCATCCTCCGGGTACCGACTGGCGCCCTCGGGGCGCCTCGCTGCGCCCTCGGGGTGCCGACTTGCGCCCTCGGGGCGCCGATCCGCGCGGTCGGGCGACGGCCGGGTCGCCCAGACGCTCCGCGGCGGGGCTGTCGCTGCGGCAGGCCGGCTTCGTCGCCGGGAATCACGCCCGCCGGGCGGCGGTATCGCGGACCGCGGCGCGGCGCTGGAGCGTCTGCGGTTCGCGCCGGGTGCCGGCCTGGACCTGGCGGATGGTTTCCACGGCGCGGATCTCGCCGCCGCGCCAGCGGTCGACCAGGGCCTGGGCGGCGCGCCAGCCGCCATGTTCGGCGAGACTGTCGAGGTCCTTCAGCCGCCAGTAGTCGCGGCCATGGGGGATGCCCTGGTGCAGCGCGATCGAGGTGATCAGCGTCCGGTCGATGCCGAGCGCCATGGCGGCAACCACCAGCGCCTCGCCGCCCGGATCGGCGACGATCCTGCGGGTCGTGTCGCGGTCGAGCTCCAGGCCGACGGACAGCCATTCGGCCATGGCGGCGCGGTCGCCGGCGACGGCCGCCTCGAACAGGCCCTGCCCGATCTCGCCGGCCTCGGCCGGTGCCTGATGGTGGCCGCGGGTCTCCAGGCTGCGGCGGGCGGCTTCGGCGCCTTCCTGGGCGAGCGCCTGCCAGCGCCGGTCCGCCTCCAGCCCCAGAAAATCGTCGACGGGCAGCGCCTGCATGGCCGGGCGCCGGCGGGCCAGCCGCTCGGCGACGCCGGCATGCCGGCCGGCGCGCTCGGCGATCAGGTCCAGGTCCTCGGGCGTCAGGTCCGCGGCCGGGTTGTCGAGCAGGATCTCGATCACATCCGCGTCGCCGTCGAAGACCAGTGCCGTGACGACGCCGCTGGCCACGCCCGGCCGGCGCGCGATGGCGCGGCGGTGGGCCTGCGTGCGGTGGCAGGCGATGCGGATCAGGTCGATGGCGCCGATGCACGGGCTCGACGACAGGATGGTTTCGGCAATGTCGATGTCGTCGTTGCCGATCGCGGCGGCAACCGCGGCGGGCAGGTCCGCCGCCGGCGCCAGCAGGTCCGCGACCGCGCGACGATCCTCGGCCGCGGCCTCCGGATAGACCGACAGGAACAGATCCTCGAACACCGCCTGGTCGTCGCGCCGGTGGTCCGGGCTCGCCGCGAACAGTTCGGCCGCCGCGCGCAGCACGGTCGCGGACCGTCCGGCCGGCGGCAATGTGGCAAAGCGGGAGAAGCCTTCCGAGGGAAACCGGGACATGGCCGACACTCTGAACACAGTCGGTGGAATGCGCGGTCGAAGCGACCCCGCATGGCAGATTGCACCGATTTCTCTAAGGTTCCGTTAAGGGTTCCGGCGCCTTTGCGGCCCAGCCGGGGCGCGCCGCCCCTTGCTGCCGGGCCACAGTCGGCGCCCGATCGTGGCGCCGATGCGTCACATTAAGACTTCGTTAACCATGCCGGCGTGACATCGGCCTGACGGCGGAATCGCGTCCGTCCGGTTTCCGTTCAGGGTGCGTCGAGGCCCGACCGGGATGGCCCCAATTCCGCGAATCTGCCCCCGGAGACCGCCATGGGCATCCTGATCCCGTTCGATCCGGCCCGCAAACCGCATCCCCGCCGCCCGGATGCGGCGTGCGGCCCGGCCCACATCCTGCTCTTCACCGGCGTGCGCTACGAACGGCCGTCCGTCCCGGTCGATGCCGAGGTCCGCCGCGCCGCGCCCGACCCCGGGCCGCGCGGCAAGGGGCCGAACCGGCGCCGGAAGCGCGCGTGACCGGATCATGAGCCGGACCGCGATCCGACGTCCCGGCCGGGCTGTCACCGATGCGGCGGCGCGCCCGCCCCGCCTCGTCCCGCTCGCGCTCGCCGTCGCACTCGCCTTGCCGGCGCTCGGCGGCTGCATCCGCCAGACCGGCGACTTCGGCCGCGTCGAACCGAACCCGATCAGCGACGCCGTGCTGCCTTTCGCCGGCGGTCTCGTCGCCGAATATGGCCGCGGCGAACTGGTCTCCGGGTTCCAGAACACCGATCGCGAGCTCGTCCTGCGCGAGCGGGCCTGGGTGCTGGTCGTCCCGCCGCATACCAAGGACTGGATCGGCGAAATCCTGGTCGAGGGCCAGCGCACGCGCCTGCTGCCCGAGATCGACCACCGCTACAATGTCGCCGCCTATTGGAACCTGCTGCGCTCCGACGGCCTGCCGATCCATGTCGACCGGCTCGAGATCAGCCGCTACGGCTTCAAGTCGTCCGAGGCGCGCTGGGCGCGGCTGATCTCCGACATGAACCAGGATGCCATCCTGATCGGGCCGTTCTGGTCGGAGGCGCGCCGGGTCGCCGCCGACGACCGTGCCCGGCTGGCCGCCATGAACCGGCGCAGCGACCTCGCGGTCTCCGAACTGCGCGATGCGACCGCCCGCATCGACGAGAATGCGCGCGTGCTCGACTGGGTCTGGCGCTCGATGCGCTTCCGCCTGGTCTCCTACCGCTACGCGATCGACCGGCTGGCCGTGGAGACGCCGACCGACCGGCGCGCCGCGGTCGAGCGGGCCTATGCGGCGCTGGAACAGGCGATCCATGCCGCCGAGCGCGAGAGCACGCTGCTGGCCGGCCGGCCGGGACCGTCGATCGCCACGGCCGTCAAGCCGTCGCGGCTGGCCACCGCCTCGCCGCCCGACGAGCCCGTGCCGCAGAAGTGAGGCCCGGCAGGCGGGCGACGGCTCGGCCCGGGGCCGTCCTCACAGCCCGAGACGCTCGGTCAGACGCCGGATGGCATTGTCCTGGATCGGATCGACCGGACCTTCCAGACCCGACACCATCCGGCACAGATCGACCAGCTGCCGGCGCTCCTCGGGGCCGAGGGTGTCGCGGAAAAGCCGCGTGAAGCGCAGCACCAGGTTGGCCGGATCGGTGGTGCCCTCGGTCAGCCAGCGCGCGCGCACGATCAGTTCGGTCGGATTGTCGACCTCCATGACCCGGCCGGCCGCATCCGCGATCGCGGCCCTCTGGCGCTCCGTCAGATCGCCGTGGACGCGTGCGAAGGCGACCAGCAGCACCACCGCAGCCTCGCGCGGATCGGCGATCTGGTCGAGCTGCGCCGCCTCGGCGGCCTTGCGGAACTTGCGCCGGCGCAACGCGCCGCCGACCGTCTCGGCCGCATCGGTCAGTTCGCGCGCCGCATCGGCGGCCGAACGGGCGCGGATCAGCCAGAAGGCGACGACGCCCAGGAGGGAGGCGATGGCGAGGACAATATGCATCTCGGCAAACCTGGTAGGGCAAACAGAAAGCGGATGGTTCGACGCCGGAGCCTAGTTCAGGTTGATGAACCTGACCAGAACGGGCCTTCAGCTGGTGGTCATTTGCACGCTTCCGGTGCCCTTCGGTATCATCCCACCACAGCCTCGCAGCGGCCGGAGATGCCCATGCCCGTATTCCCGCTCAGCCTCGTCCTCGCGTTCGCGCTCGCCGTCCTGGCCACACCCGCGGTCGCAACCTGCTTCGACCCCGCCTCGTCACACCTGCCGATGCAGGCCGAACTCGACGACGGCTCGCATTTCGAGGTGATCGAGCGCCGGGGCGACCGGCTGCGCTACCGGGTCGGCCGCTCGCCCGAGACCACGCTGGAGATGACGGTCAAGGGCGCCTTCTTCACCACCGAGGCGATCGGCGCCAAGGGCGCCCAGAATTTCAGCTGGTCCGTCGATCTCACGACCCTGCCGCCGGTCGCGGCCGGCCAGTCGATCACCGCGGAGGCGACCGTGACCAGCACGGCCGGCACGAGCCGCCGCCTGTGGTCGGAGGCAACCGTCAGCGAGGGCGGCACCATCACCGTCGGCGACTGCACCTATCCGGTGCTGCGCATCGAGACGCGGCAGAGCTCCGACGGCGGCCCGTTCGCCCGCGTCGTTCGCTCCTACCAGCCCGGTTTCATGTTCAGTCTGGAGACCACCATCTACCCGCCGAACGGACCCTCGGTGACCACCCGCGTCAAGGAATTGCGGTGATGGCGCAGCCCCCCGGGGCCGGCGCGCGGGAGGTCGCCGGGCGCGCCCTCCCGTAAGAGAGGTCCACGCGGGCCGTCGGGCCGCCCGAGCGATCCCGCCACCCGGCCGCCGCCCTTCATCTCGGCCGGACGGCCGGCATCCGTCGTCAGTCGAAGCGGACGCCGGCGCGCAGAGCGCCCCAATGCCGGTTGCGGACGGTGATCGGCGTCGACGCATCCATCATCAGCACGGTGTTTCCGCCGCCCATCCGGCGCAGATAGGTCTGCACCAGGAAATCGCGCACGCTGCGCGCGGCGGACAGGCCGGTTCGGTCGTCGAAGATGCGCCGGTTGCGGCAATTGGCTTCATTCCAGACCGGGTCGGTGCCCTGCGGCTGCGAAAACTTTCGATTGTGGACCGGCAGATAGCCGTTCCGGTCGACCGCCGCGCAGAAGACGATGCGGCTGTCGACGCCGAGCATCGGCTCCTGGATGGGCGGCAGGACGCCCTCCAGGAAATCGAGCGCCCGGTTGGTGACCTGGCGCGGATTGCTGCCGGCGATCTCGCGATAGCTTTCGTCGAACAGCGTGTCGAGGTCGATGCGGCCGCTGTCCAGCGCGTCGTGGAAGATCGTCTGGATCTGGTCGGCCGCCCCCCGGAGCGCCTTCTTGAGCGACGACTGCGCCTCGAGGGCTTGATCGATGCGCGCACCCAGGCGGGTGCTGACCGCCTCCGGCGGCGCCAGGAACTCGAAGCGCAGACCGAGCTGCTGGCGGCCATGCAGACGACCGCGCAGCCGGCCGACCTCCGCGATCTCCAGATCGCACTCGCTGCCGTCCCGCACCTCGGGGCCTTCATATTCGACCAGGACGCCGCCTGCGGAAATCTCCACCGTGCGGGAGGAGACATTCAGGCCGGCGCCGGACATCCGGATCGGCCAGCGCACCGGGACCCGCTCGTGGCGGCGGTTGTCGGTGGTGTTGAAGGCGCGGACGGTGACGACCAGGCGCTGTTCCAGATGCTCGAACAGCGCGATCACCTCGCCGGCAGCGTCGCCGACCACGCCGGAGGCCCGGTTCAGGCTGTCGACGCCGGTGCCGATCGTCCCCACGCTCGATTGCAGCTCGCTGGCCACGGCGGCGACCATCTGGACGTTCTGGGTCACCTCCTGCAGGGCGCGCAGTTGCCCCCTGGCGCTTTCGGCGACGTTGGCGGCCACGGACTCGATCCCGCCAATCGACTGGCCGACCTCGTCCATCGCCGAGACGGCCGCATTGGTCGCGAGCGTCATGCCGGCGATCTGGTCGGCAATGTCCTGGGTCGCCTGCGCGGTCCGCTGCGACAGTTGCTTGACCTCCTGCGCCACGATGGCAAAGCCGCGCCCGGCCTCGCCGGCCCGGGCCGCCTCGATGGTCGCGTTAAGCGCGAGCAGGTTGGTCTGCCGGGCGATGCCGTCGATCAGCTTGACCACCTCGCCGATCCGGTCGGAGGCGGATTTCAGATCCTGGACGATGCGCGCCGCTTCGCCCGCCTTGCGCACGGCATCGCCCGCCAGCCCTGCCGTTCCGTCGGCCTGCCGGCCGACCTCGCGGCTGGAGGCGACCAGTTCCTCCGTGGCGGAGGCGACAGACTGGGCGCCGTCCGTGGTGATGCCGGAGCTGCGCAGCACGCCTTCATTGGCCTGCGCGACGGCATTGACCGCCTGGCGCAGGTCGCGCACCACGTTTGTGAGGGCGGTCGCCTGGCTGGCGATCGACTGATTGGCCTGCTGCATCTCGCTTTCGATGGCGCCGACCAGGGCCTCGGCCTCGCGTTCGCGGGTCAGCGTCTCGCTGCGCTGGCCATAGGCCGAAAGCGCCAGTCCGATGTCCAGGAAGACGCATTGCAGGAAGGCATTGACCGGGCCCGCCGCCTTGTGGCGTCCAATCAGCGCATCGACGAAGCCGCGCGCCATCAGCGAGTAGGCCGCGACATAGTGGTGCGGTTCCAGGCCGGCGCGGACATGGGCGAGCCCGATCCGGCGCGCCTTCTCGCGCAACGCCTCATCCGCCCGGCCGGCCAGCAGGGTGCCCCAATGGGCGATCTGGGCCGCGACCAGGCGTTCCCGCGTCGCCGCGTCCGGTACCATCGCGGCCATTTCGGGGGTCAGCTGGATGCTGTCGTAGAGCCGGTCGAGAACCGGGCGGAACTGCCCCTCGAGCAGTCGGCGGGCGGTTTCCAGATCGGCTCGAGCCGCCTCGGAGAAGGTCGCCCCCGATTCGATCAGGTTCGACGGCGGCACCGCTTCGGCCCGGCTCGTCCCCTTGCCAATCCACATGACTTCCCCCAACCCGTCGACGGACGCGAGGGGAATTTGGACGATGAAGGTTAACAGACCCTGGAATTCCAAAGTCGATCGGAGGCCGGCCGGTCGGTCCGGTCCTTCCGGCGGTCGACCGAAGGACCTCGGCGCCGATCGGCGAAAGGCCGGGTTTCAGGGTCGCCCAAGCCTCTCGGTCCGCCCGGATCGCTCGCAATCGAGTCCCCGACCGGGTGGCCGGCGGCCGCAGTCCGGCCCGGGGCACCCGCCGAACGGGGCTGCGGGGTCAGCCAAGGCGGCCGGATCGCCGGAGCGACCGGACGATCGGCCGCCGCCGAACCGCCGGCGAAGCCGCTGCCGGTCCGGCATCGTTCGCGGCCGCCCGCCGCGTCAGCGCTTCCAGACGACATAGATGTGCAGGCCCCCGGTCCGCCCGCCGCCCTGTTCCGGGCCGTCGCCGGCCCCGGAGGCGGCGGAACCATCCGGCGGATCGCGATCCGCATGGTTCGACCCGCCCGTCACCGCGGCGGCGCGACGGCGGCCAAGCTTGCGCCGTTCGACACCGAGATAGAGATTGTGCACCACGTGACCGTTCGGTCCGTGGGACGGTTCCGACAGGAACACCACGCGGTAGCGGATCAGCCCGATCACGGCAGCCGCAGCCGTTCCCGAGGCGAGGAGCAGGGTGGCGACGCCGAGATCGGGCATTGAAGTCTCTCCGTGATTGGTATTATTTCTACTACTACATCAAGAAAATCCTCGCGGCCAGCGACCGTTAAGGCTTCGTTAACGACCTGTGGTTATCGGGTCGGTTGTGATTCGCGGCACCAGACGGTCATGTTGTAATATCCAGCCGACCATGGCAGAATGTCAGGCATCGTCGATCGACGGGCGTCAAGCGGGGGCGTTCCATGGGGCATAATTCTTACGACAGCGCGGACGACCCGGCTCTCGCCGCCGTGCAGGCCGCCTTCGAGACCGACATGCGCGTTCTGGTCGGCAAGTTCGAACTTTATGCCCGCGGCAACCCGCGCTTCGGTCAGAGGCTGTTCCACGAGGTGGTGCATCCGGCCGTCGAGCGGATGGAAGCCGTCACGGGCGATCCGCCCGCCGCCGACGAGACTTTCGAGCGGGCGGAGCGGGCCGAGGCGCGGGGCCGAGCACGGCCGGCCGAACCGACGGCGACCGTCGTCAAGCTCGATCGGCGACGCGCCCCATCGACCGCCGCGCATTCGGGTCCCGATGTTCCGAATTTCATTCTGGACGTGCTGTGTAGTTCGGACGGCGTCTTGAGCGTCGAGGACATCCAGTCGCATCTGGGGGATTTCGATCCGCCGATTTCACCCGCCAATCTCTCGGTGATCCTGCATCGCATGGTCCGCAGCGGCCATCTGCACCGCCCCGGCCGCGGCCTCTATGCCCCCGGCCCCCGCGCTTCCGACCTCAACGGCGACGCCGGCATGCAGCGGCCGTAGACCGGCGCGTTGTCGCCGATCATCCCCGCCCCCGGCGTGGCCGCCGATTCCGAGAATGCTGCGGCATCCAGCCCCCCTCATCCGCCCTTCGGGCACCTTCTCCCCCCTTGGGGGAGAAGGGAAAAAGCCGTTGAAAAATCTACGGTATACGACCTTTCAGCGCCTCCCGGCTCCACGGCTCCTTCCCCTTCGCCCCCTTGGGGGAGAAGGTGGCCGAAGGCCGGATGAGGGGGTTTTCGCAGCGAACGCCGATCGGCCGGCAGCGGGAAACGCAAGAAGGAACCGGGCGGTATGGAACCGGACGGGCAGCGTCGGTTGCCGGTCTCGCCCCCCTCATCCGCCCTTCGGGCACCTTCTCCCCCCCTTGGGGGAGAAGGGGAAAAGCCGTTGAATAATTGACAGAAACTGGCTTCCCAGCGCCTCCGGCTCCACGGCTCCATCCCCTTCGCCCCCTTGGGGGAGAAAGGGATGGAGCCGGAAGATCGCGCGCAACTTTTCCCAGATCCCCCAACGCGCTATCCTCTTCGCCCCGCCGGAGGCAGAAGGGGAAGGAATCGGAAGCGCAGGCCGGCACCGGATTTTGGCAAACTTACTACATCGGCGTCCGGTCGGCCTCATCCTGCGCGGCGGTCGGGCCTATTGCGCCGGCGGCTGGCCGTCGTTGCGGGCGGAAGCCGGGGCCGAGCCTTCCCGCAGCCCCTCCTTCAGCTTCTTCTGGATGCGGGCCAGGTCTTCGGGCTCGGGTTTCAGATCGACCGAATGGCGCCACTGGAAGGTCGCCTCCAACTGGCGGCCGACATGCCAGTAGGCGTCGCCGAGATGGTCGTTGATGACCGGATCCTCCGGGCGCAGCAGGACGGCGCGTTCCAGTTCGCGTACGGCATCGTCGTAACGGCCGAGCCGGTAGTAGGCCCAGCCGAGGCTGTCGACGATATAGCCGTCGTCGGGCTTCAGTTCGACCGCCTGGCGCACCAGGTCGAGGCCCTTGTCGAGGTTCAGACCCATGTCGATCCAGGAATAGCCGAGATAGTTCAGCACCGAGGCTTCGTTCGGGTTCAACTCCAGCGCCTTGAAGAAATCGGCCTCGGCCTTCGGCCACTGCTTCGTGCGCTCGTAGCAGATGCCGCGATAATAGTAGATCGACCAGTCCGACTTCTGCGGCTGCGGGTTCAACGCCACGGCGCGGGAATAGACCTCGGCCGCTTCGGCGAATTTCTTGTTCGACCGCAGCACGTCGCCGAGCGCCAGGATGGCGTCGACATCCTTCGGAGCCTTTTCGAGGCTCGCTTCCAGGGCACGGCGGGACTCGTCGAATTTGGAAAGCAGGCTGTAGTAGCGGCCGATCTGAATGTCGACCATCGGCTTCAGACGGGAATCGGCGGCGATCCGGCCGAGGATGTCGACGGACTTCTCGTAGTTCTTCATCTGGCCCTGCAGCGAGGCCAAGGTCAGCAGCGGCAGTTCGGCCTTGGGTTCCAGGAACAGGGCCAACTGCAGATAGACCGCGGCCATCTCCTCGCCGCCGTCGCGGCCGATCGCCGCGCCGAGGCCGTAGAGCAGTTCCGAGGCGCCGGCCGTCGCCGAAGTCACCAGGGGCGCCGGAACCTTGCCGGCGGTGAGGTCCTCGCGGGTCTCCTGGATCAGCGGATGATCCGGAACGATCTTCTCGAAATTGTCGAGAATGCCCGCGGCCTCCAGCATCTTGCCCTGGCGGGCGAGCGCGCGGGCCTGGGCGTCGGTGACGCGCAACGTGTTCTGGTCGGACTTGTAGGCGGCTCCGAGCCGCTTGCCGGCCTCGGCGCGGCGGCCGGCCAGATCGGCGATCAGGCCGGAGTGGAAATTCTTGAAGATGCCGTACCATTCCGGGCCGTTGAGCTTGTCGATCGCCTTCAGGGCGGCGTCGGTGTCGCCCTGGCCGGCATAGGTCCAGGCGGTCAGCACGGCGGCGGTCAGGTCGGTCAGCGGCCGGGCCGCCATCTGCGAGAAATGGGTCCGCGCCCGCTCGTACTGGCCACGCTTGAAGGCGTCGATGCCGAGCGCGAGGCGGGCCAGCTGGTTGGCCTTGTCGCGCTGGACGACCCGCTGGGCGAGCGGCAGGGCGTCCTTGATGCGGCCATCGGCGAGCAGCAGCGGGAAGGCGCGATCGATCAGGATCGGATTGCCGGGATCGTTGGAGAGCGCCTCGCGATAGAAGGTCGCGGCGTTCTCGATGTCGCGCAGCGCTCCGGCGAGGCGGCCGGCGAGATAGTTGCCGGCGAGCGAGGTGGCATGGCCGCCGACCGGCACTTGGTCCTGGCTGGTCTTGGCTTCGCCGCGCCCGGCGCCCGCAACGGTCGCCAATGCGAGAGCGGCGACGAGCGCGGCAAGGGCGGTCCGGCCGGACCGGCGGCGGGGATGCAGGCGGGCGACGTTCATCGAAAGGGTGCTCCGGACCGGTACGGCCGATCATCATCTGACCCGCGAGGATGGCCGTTTTGAGTCAGCTTGTGAAGGTCGCAATGTAGGGTGCGGCGGGTCCGCCGAAAACCGGTGCGGCTCCGCAGGGAACCGGATTGACCACAAGATGCTTGCATGGCGGCCGAGAGCGTTGCATTGCGAGCGTGGCCGCCACGGGGCGGCGGCCGACGGAGAGGGTCCGATGACGAAGTGGGTCTACACGTTCGGTGACGGCAAGGCGGAAGGCGCCGCGGGCATGAAGAACCTGCTCGGCGGCAAGGGCGCCAACCTCGCCGAGATGTCCAATCTCGGCCTGCCGGTGCCGCCCGGCTTCACCATCACCACCGGTGTCTGCACCTACTATTACGCGAACGGCAACGCCTACCCGCCGGAACTGGCCGCCGAGGTCGACGCCGCGCTGGCCCATGTCGGCACCCTGGCCGGCCGGCGCTTCGGCGACGACGCCAATCCGCTTCTGGTCTCGGTCAGGTCCGGCGCCCGCGCCTCGATGCCGGGCATGATGGATACCGTGCTCAATCTCGGCCTCAACGACGTGACCGTGGCGGCGGTGGCGACCGCGGCAGGCGACGAGCGCTTCGCCTACGACAGCTACCGGCGCTTCATCCAGATGTATTCGGACGTTGTGATGGGCATCGACCATCACCACTTCGAAGAAATCCTGCAGAATTACAAGGACGACAACGGCTACAGCCTGGATACCGATCTGATCGCCGACGACTGGAAGACGGTCATCGGGAAGTACAAGGCGATGGTCGAGACGGAAGCCGGCAAGCCGTTCCCGCAGGATGCGCACGAACAGCTGTGGGGCGCGATCGGCGCCGTGTTCGGCTCGTGGATGAACGCGCGCGCCATCACCTATCGCCGTCTGCACGACATTCCGGAGAGCTGGGGCACGGCCGTCAACATCCAGGCGATGGTGTTCGGCAACATGGGCGAAACCTCGGCGACCGGCGTCGCCTTCACCCGCAACCCGTCGACCGGCGACAAGCGGCTCTATGGCGAGTTCCTGGTCAACGCCCAGGGCGAGGACGTGGTCGCCGGCATCCGCACGCCGCAGGATCTGACCGAAGTGGCCCGCATCGAGGCCGGTTCCGAGCGGCCCTCGCTGGAGGCGGTGATGCCGGAAGCCTTCCGCGAGTTCGTCGCCATCTGCGACACGCTGGAAGCACATTACCGTGATATGCAGGATGTGGAATTCACCATCGAGCGCGGCAAGCTGTGGATGCTGCAGACCCGCTCGGGCAAGCGCACCACCAAGGCGGCCCTGAAGGTCGCGGTCGACATGTGCGGCGAGGGGCTGATCACCCGCGACGAGGCGATCCTGCGGATCGAACCGGGCGGCCTCGACCAGCTGCTGCACCCGACCATCGACCCTGCCGCCGAGCGCGTCCTGGTCGCCAAGGGCC
Encoded here:
- a CDS encoding type IV toxin-antitoxin system AbiEi family antitoxin domain-containing protein — translated: MGHNSYDSADDPALAAVQAAFETDMRVLVGKFELYARGNPRFGQRLFHEVVHPAVERMEAVTGDPPAADETFERAERAEARGRARPAEPTATVVKLDRRRAPSTAAHSGPDVPNFILDVLCSSDGVLSVEDIQSHLGDFDPPISPANLSVILHRMVRSGHLHRPGRGLYAPGPRASDLNGDAGMQRP
- a CDS encoding DUF1214 domain-containing protein is translated as MPFVLRLIVAVLVAVVVGLGSAWLTVGEGWAFRSYKAGDWTAWPEGGSATPDPYSRAILARTAQIPLGGGEGIAFFASRDSDRAPLRGGCEYVLTGDTPLARLWTLSVVDAKGEVPRHRSGRTHFHSREVLRKPDGSLEITLSPLARPGNWMPIPDSGALTVVLRLYDSGAANPRTAGALIMPRIEWKGCR
- a CDS encoding DUF1491 family protein gives rise to the protein MIRLKSAIWVAAHIRRLAAEGITAMVARSGAEEAGAIFIKVWRRDGTADLYGPAPQSAFEEDGPGPDRLFERLAERVPERDVEARLASERRFDPDCWVIEIEDADGRHRLDLVKADNPADAFFRKR
- a CDS encoding DUF2336 domain-containing protein; translation: MSRFPSEGFSRFATLPPAGRSATVLRAAAELFAASPDHRRDDQAVFEDLFLSVYPEAAAEDRRAVADLLAPAADLPAAVAAAIGNDDIDIAETILSSSPCIGAIDLIRIACHRTQAHRRAIARRPGVASGVVTALVFDGDADVIEILLDNPAADLTPEDLDLIAERAGRHAGVAERLARRRPAMQALPVDDFLGLEADRRWQALAQEGAEAARRSLETRGHHQAPAEAGEIGQGLFEAAVAGDRAAMAEWLSVGLELDRDTTRRIVADPGGEALVVAAMALGIDRTLITSIALHQGIPHGRDYWRLKDLDSLAEHGGWRAAQALVDRWRGGEIRAVETIRQVQAGTRREPQTLQRRAAVRDTAARRA
- a CDS encoding methyl-accepting chemotaxis protein; this encodes MWIGKGTSRAEAVPPSNLIESGATFSEAARADLETARRLLEGQFRPVLDRLYDSIQLTPEMAAMVPDAATRERLVAAQIAHWGTLLAGRADEALREKARRIGLAHVRAGLEPHHYVAAYSLMARGFVDALIGRHKAAGPVNAFLQCVFLDIGLALSAYGQRSETLTREREAEALVGAIESEMQQANQSIASQATALTNVVRDLRQAVNAVAQANEGVLRSSGITTDGAQSVASATEELVASSREVGRQADGTAGLAGDAVRKAGEAARIVQDLKSASDRIGEVVKLIDGIARQTNLLALNATIEAARAGEAGRGFAIVAQEVKQLSQRTAQATQDIADQIAGMTLATNAAVSAMDEVGQSIGGIESVAANVAESARGQLRALQEVTQNVQMVAAVASELQSSVGTIGTGVDSLNRASGVVGDAAGEVIALFEHLEQRLVVTVRAFNTTDNRRHERVPVRWPIRMSGAGLNVSSRTVEISAGGVLVEYEGPEVRDGSECDLEIAEVGRLRGRLHGRQQLGLRFEFLAPPEAVSTRLGARIDQALEAQSSLKKALRGAADQIQTIFHDALDSGRIDLDTLFDESYREIAGSNPRQVTNRALDFLEGVLPPIQEPMLGVDSRIVFCAAVDRNGYLPVHNRKFSQPQGTDPVWNEANCRNRRIFDDRTGLSAARSVRDFLVQTYLRRMGGGNTVLMMDASTPITVRNRHWGALRAGVRFD
- a CDS encoding DUF1254 domain-containing protein, which encodes MRLVFAIVFGLVLGGIIHIVTVLGLPRFAADDAFTRVAGYGPDYRFNPIPRPGSGTPTLPLLDPAFAQYVCRFDLEDGPVRIRGAMPDTFWTVAVFDGHGVNTYNLSDRSFGQKPLDILVADAEQIAQIRENPPADFNDLIIVDWKADDGFAVLRIFAPNTSDQRDADASIAKATCQTAPLG
- a CDS encoding TerB family tellurite resistance protein produces the protein MHIVLAIASLLGVVAFWLIRARSAADAARELTDAAETVGGALRRRKFRKAAEAAQLDQIADPREAAVVLLVAFARVHGDLTERQRAAIADAAGRVMEVDNPTELIVRARWLTEGTTDPANLVLRFTRLFRDTLGPEERRQLVDLCRMVSGLEGPVDPIQDNAIRRLTERLGL